AAAGAGGACAAAAAATTCCAGGGTTTGTTGGATAGAGGGAAATGGTTATAACCCCAAACCTGATGGACACAATCTTGCTCATATAGGCCAGGATGCTCCTGCTCCAAGATGTGTCCAGGAGACTCATCAGGCCCTCCTGTCAATAAAGTTGTCTGCCCAGTCAGTCCCCAGCCTGTACTCTTGTATAGCTCTATTCCATTCCAAGTGCAGACCTTTGCTTTTCCATATACATACTTACACATGTATATGGAAAATATGTATATTTTCCATATACATTAttacacataaatatatatattttttttctctatattCTGTATTTCCTTCAACTGAGCCATTCAGCTCCAACTAAATTTTGGAATCtataaaaaaatttttttttttaaagttgagTAAGTAAAATAATGAAAGTATTAATGATTTTTCATGAGAACATAATCTACTTTTACTTCTTTAGatttaatacattttattttcatttccctttaaATGCAATTTTTGTCTATTTCTTcctgaaacaaaaaataataatctaTTTTCAGGAGCACATATTTTATCATTTGTGGTTGATTCTATTAATTCTGGGTCATAGGTTTTTTTCCTAGGAAGAGCCCACACAACAAAAAGCTCTCAGCCTTGGAGCTGCTAAGTGTTTTGATCAATATAATGACAATCAATGATGTTTTGCACCTTACAAACCAGGAATTTTAAATCAAGAGGCTTTATGAAAGGCTGCAAACCCTATTTGTCCTTTGAGTTGTAAGTAAAAAAACCTACTTATTCCAAAATTGTCAGCATTCTTGTGtataaaagataaaataataatttctccCCCCAAAAGATGGCAGTTTATTTCCAAAAGATGATATAGTCTCTAAGGCTGCATTTGTTCCAGTACTACAATAGGATCCCTGGTTCTGAGAATAGATAGCACAGCACTGAATAAATTCTTATGGGGAAGATCCCGTCCCACCAAAACAAGGTCCTGGACCTGTTTTGGAAATGCTGCTTTGCATTTCCCTTGGTAGCACGGAGGAACGAGCAGCAACAGTGGAAAACATCTTGTTCATTACCCTTTGTTATTGTTACTTgctgttttcattaaaaattccaGAGAGATTCAGGAGAGGCAGAAGGAAGCACCAGTTCAGCTTATACCCTCTGTATACCACGACCATGGAATGCATGGGGTACCCCTGAACATCTCTGTTTGTGTCTTCCCCCCAACTCTCTctctcaaactgcagttcaccAGCAAATGTCATTGTCACCTGATCTGAACACGAatgcccttccttccttccctctcccccatGAGATGCAAGCTGTGAGCCCCATATTAGTACCTGCCAGCTTCTCACCTCACATGTCTGACCCAAAAGCTCTTTGGACCTGTTATCCCAGGACTGTCTGGAGGAGCAGAGtgccagcaccagccctgccctgcctggatGCCATCCAAGGCTTGTGGGCTGGAGCTGGCATCCCTGCATggagctggggcacagggaatCCTGCTCGCTGGGGTTAGATTCTGACTTCTGCTAGGAAGCCCAGAATCCCACTACTCATCACAATCAGTGTGCTAAAAACCATAGGAAATGCTCAAGCATTTCATTAATAGCTGATGTTATTAAATAGACAATTAATAAGAGCAGTCAAGTGTATTATTATCTCTAATAAAAGCCCCGACAATTGCTAACAAGTTAGGAAATACCAGCACAGAAGTTCTCAAAGAAATAATTCCCTGCCACATTGCCCCTACGCAGAATACCCAGGGTTACTAACAGCTTTCCTGGGCTCAGACTGGAGCCTATCTGGGAGCAAGGAAATTCCCGCGGCGCCTCACTAACACATTTTTAGAGGAGCCCAGGGACAATCTCGCAGGGATGCTAACTTTGTGCGGCTGGCACGGAATACGCCCGGAGGGGAGACAAAGCCGGGGCTGATTCCCGCACGGTGCGGGGCAAGGACAGCGGGCTGCGCtaggggcaggggcggcacgtACCGGGCAGGGACAGCCGGCGGGGGCAGGGACCAGCGGCTCGGCTGTGCCCTCCCGCTCGGCCCGGTGCCGGTTCCGAGCCGCGCACGGACATGACTAAGCAGCAgcacctctccctctccctccgcGGCCGCTCCCGCACTCACCTGccctcccggcccggccccgccagcCCGCGGCGCGGCTCCTCCGCAGGGGCCGCCCGAGGCTCCTCCGCCCCGCTCCGGCCGCTCCAGCGCCACCCCGCTCCAGCACAGCTCCGCTCCGCTCCAGCACAGCTCCGCTCCAGCCGCGCAGTCCCGCgcccgcggagccgccgcctctcgccgccgggccgggccgggggtgCCGTAAGCCGCTGCTGGCGCAGGGCTCTCCGTGCCAGGGATGAAGCCCCCGGCGGCCGCCAGCCCGGAGCCCCCGCGGCCGGCGGCGCTCGGGGCGGCCGGGGACCCCCCGCGCCCGCGCTAGGGCGGCGCTTCCCCCGCTCCCGGTGCAGGCAgcgcctcccgccgccgccgccgccgcagcccGGAGCAGCCCGCAGCCCCGGCATGGAGCGCCCGCTCAACCTCAGCTGCCTCGCCGATACGACGCCGGACAGCGGCAACAGGAGCGCGTCCCCCGGCGGCCCCGAGGGCGACCAGGCCCCCCATCTCTCCGTCTTCAGCGTGTTGGTTCTCACGCTGTTGGCCATGCTGGTGGTGGCCACGTTCCTCTGGAACGGGCTGGTCCTGGCCACCATCCTCCGCGTGCGCAGCTTCCACCGGGTGCCCCACAACCTGGTGGCCTCCATGGCCGTCTCCGACGTGATGGTGGCAGCCCTCGTCATGCCCCTCAGCTTGGTGCACGAGTTGTCCGGGCGGCGGTGGCGGCTGGGCCGGTCGCTGTGCCAGGTGTGGATCTCCTTcgatgtgctgtgctgcactgccagcATCTGGAATGTCACGGCCATTGCCCTGGACCGCTACTGGTCCATCACCCGCCATCTGGAGTACACGCTGCGCACCCGGCGCCGCATCTCCAACATCATGATCGCTCTCACCTGGGCACTCTCCGCCTTCATCTCTCTGGCCCCGCTGCTCTTTGGCTGGGGAGAGACTTACTCAGAGGACAGCGAAGAGTGCCAAGTCAGCCGGGAGCCTTCCTACACCATCTTCTCCACCTTTGGGGCTTTCTACCTGCCCCTCTGCGTGGTGCTCTTTGTGTACTGGAAGATCTACAGGGCTGCCAAGTTTCGGATCGGATCTCGCAAGAGCAACTCCATCACCCCCATGACACCAGAAGCACTGGAGGTAGGTCAGCTTGGTTGTGTTTTGCTCAGGTCAAGCACTAACAGCAGGCAAGCTTTTGTAGAAGTGGGGCAAACTTAAACCAAAAGTGTGCAAGTGAACAGTGATCCACCAAAGCCCTGTGGATCCTGGAGGCTTCCAAAGGAAGGCAGACTGCAAAGCTTGCAAACCCAGTCTGTTGGCTCCTTCCGAGCCCCCAGCTGTGTGTGAGCACTCAAGGTGTAGCTGGAACAACTTTGGGACATACTGCGAGCCTGAGCTCCACGTGGGCGAGCGGTGACTCACGGATGTCCCCCCATGGAATGCTGAATCAGTGCTCACCAGCATGAGTAAGGGGTCACTGTCCCTCCCCTGGGGAGGCAAGGGGACAGTGGATGGATGGGCAGCTGTGTCTGCTGGGGATGATACCCTGGCAACCAGCTGAGGCTTTGGGGACACTGTGAATTTACCCAGACAGAAAGCACTTGAGCAGAATGTCCTTGGAAATCTTTCCTAATCATGACTGCATCGTGTCAGTTCATCCTAGGCACAGTGACTCTGCACTGTAAAGATTTCTTGCAGGGAGGAAGCAAATGTGTGctaattttctttcctctcctaCCAAGAACTCTTAAACTCAATGGGTTTAGAGGAAGTAAGCAGACTTCTGTGCACGGCATGTGGGTGTGTGCCTGTTCTGCTGATCAGATTGTAAGTGGGGAAGTAATGTTACTGTGCTGCACTGTGAGTAACCCCATGTACCCTCAGTACTCTCTCTAGTTTCTAATCTCACCTAAATAGTCTCCATCACCCAGAGGAGGTTATACAGCCACCTTGCCCTCAGTTAGAGTGTGACCTGCATTGTCTGTGTTTCCCCTGGAGCTCTGGCCTTGCTTGCACTGGTGGGCTCTGTacctgctctgtgggctcacCTGACTGGGGTACATGTGGTGCAACTCGTGTTTGTGTTTGGCAGGTGAAAGAAGCTGCCCAGCAGCCACAGATGGTCTTCACTGTCCGTCACGCCACGGTCACGTTCCAGACGGAGGGAGACACGTGGagagagcagaaggaaaagaaagctgccctcaTGGTGGGCATCCTTATTGGGGTCTTCGTGCTCTGCTGGATCCCCTTCTTCATCACAGAGCTCATCAACCCGCTCTGCTCATGTGACATCCCACCTGTTTGGAAGAGCATTTTTCTATGGCTGGGCTACTCGAATTCCTTCTTTAATCCACTCATCTACACTGCTTTCAACAAAAACTACAACAACGCCTTCAGGAGCCTATTCTTTAGGCAGTAGTGAGCAGCAAAATCTTTCCTGCCGCCCCAGGAAGCTGATTTTAAGTGTCAATGATTCTGACCAAATTCCTGAGGAAGTTCAAAGCCACAGATACTGAGGTGATGCCAAAAATGCATCACCACGGGTCGTGTGTCCCAGTCTCTAGGCAGGCTCTCCATCCCAGCCTCTTAGCTGCTGTTTTTCCTGCAAGTAGCATGTAAAggcttctcctgccagcagccagtgccctgctgtgTTCCTCCTGTCTCCCCAGTGATGCTCTCTTTGGTGGCACCAAAGGTGCAGAAGAGTCCAATGGCAAAGAAACTTCGGTTTGGCCACTGCTGGAATCTCCCAGCATTAATCACCTTTGTCCTATGTGCAGAGCTGGGACCCTATAACATCAGGAGATTTTGTGATTACATATGAGAGTGCATATTTTATGGCTTGGCTGAAAACATGGTTTGTGTTGTCTTTCACTGGTAAAGACTGCaaagtgtttggtttttttgggaaacAAAACCCTTGGTAAGGGTTAAGTGCAGACTACAAGTATGAAGCTTTTTCTCACATACTTTGGGAAGAACAAATTGTGTCTGTTTGCTTTTGGATTCTATgtagcagtttttaaaaaaaaaaaaaaaaaaaaaaaaaaactaattgTGAAAGCTTAATGCATGGTGTACCCTGAGATGAGAGAGAATGCATGGGAAACTCACGTCTCGTTCCCCAGCTGCTACGTGTGAGCATCTGCCTCAGACCTTTATGTTCAGAAATACCAGCTGTAAATGCTAATCTTCCTGCCTGTTGTTTCCCATTTTAAAACATTAATGTATTTTGAGCAGCTGTGGGCAGATTTCCTGTAGTTTCAGGGGATGCAAGGGGTGTATTTTGAGTTGCCTTTCAATGAGGAGTTGTGTTTTACTATTTCTGAATGCAATCCAGAACTTGAAACTAAAGCAAAAACCCCACTTTGTTTCCATGAGCACTGGGTTGCAAACAAAGGGCAGTTAATGGCAGGTGATATTTCTTTGTGGAAGCATAATCAAACCATGGAGCTTTTCTCCTGCAAGGACCAGGcttgaatatttatttttttgcccACCTGTCCTTCTCTGCCTGCCCCTCTAAGGCTCCATCCCACGTGGTTGTTACTGCTCTGTTGCCTCCCTGCCTTTCCACATTGCCAACTTAGTTATCATAGTTGGCATTTCACTCCTATAATTAGGGTTACACACTTTATACTGCCCTACTGAAGGACTGATGAATCTGCAGATAAAGGAAAGCTTTAGTATTAAATTTGTTCTGGGACAGCCACTGAAATCAGACCACAAttaaaacagtggaaaaaatacAAGATGGAAATCTGAATGACCCGATTTCATGTCAGGTATCTCAAGAAgagataaaagggaaaaatgtcaATAAATGATGGTAAAGCTCCCTAGGGTTGGGTAGTAATAATTTCTATCTGTAGTAGATCATGAGACATCAGATGTTAAAGTTGTTGCTGGTCCTTTAAACCAGACAAAAATCCTGGCAGAGTTGGCAATaaaagctctttttcttttgctgtctcTGCACAGGTGAAAATGGAAGCAGAGGTCAAGGTGCTATTAAAGTGTTGCAGCCCTTTCAGGACCAGATAGACAAACACCCATCAGCACTGACATGGACACTGTTGATCCAAGAAGAGAAATAGGATAGCCCTTGACATCTTCCTTAACACCATCTTATAAAACTCTGTTAGAAATATTGGGTAAAACCCTGCCCTCATTGAAAGCAAAGGAGAATATTTTCAGTGAATCCGATTTTTATGTGGCATGTCTTGTCTcgtaaaaacatatttttaatgttaattAATTCAAGGAGAagatgggtgggatgggagtAATCTTCTAACTCCCATGGAAGAGGCTCTGACCTGCCCCCAAACCGTGGGCCAATCTTTCCGACTAGTAAagagcattttctttctttgttacatatattaaaatattattagtGACATCTCTGATGTATCAAAAATTGTAATAAACTCTTAAACTGCTTTTTTTTACTGAATATATAAAGGCTGTGCTGCTTTCTCTGGACAGTCCATCACTGATGCTGAATTGTTCTGTTTGGGAATTGCTGCTTTTGTTGTGTCAAGGGTTGTCTAGccaaaaattactttgaaaaaaTGATTCCTTGTTCAAGCCTTCAAGAACTTCAGCTAAGCTTGGTGGTGCCTGAAAGTAGAATACTTCTTAGGCTCCCAGAGTGATACTTTAAAGCATGGATTACCTGGGAAGCTGGACCTTAGATCCCCATTTTCACAGCTAACATCCTGTCTGCACAGCCCCATGtcagtcccagctgtgtccatgccatttttatttgctctttGATTCCCTTACAGATTCCCTTGTCTCTGTTGTGAGGAGTCCTTGTGCAGGATGTGGAATCAGCTGTAAACTCAATATCCACTGTGAGCAGACAGGAGTTAAACTGAAATCAGTGGGAAATTCCCTACTTTAGTTGCAGTTTGGTGCTGGGGTGAAGCTCCCTTTCATTACACTCTCTGTTTATTCATGCTGTGCCTTAAACAGTGACAGGGAGACAGGAGATCATTTTGAAGCAACACTAGATAATTCCAATTTGCCTGTAGTGATGAGTATTCCACCATCCTGGTGTAAATTACTCTTACATTTATTTGACAGGCCGCATCTGATACAATCATTTTCTGGAAAGAAACAGCTTCCAGTTGGTGGTAAGGTTTGTTCTTTTAAATCTTGACAAAATTAGCAGCTGTTGTATTGGCCAATTCCTGCAGCTCATACTTGAGACCTGACACCATGGGCTTTTCTTCTGAAGATCATCAATAGGACCAGGCAGGGAAAATATCATTATTCTGGAGATTGCACTGCAGAAACATCACACAGAAACATGCCACAAtgatcccagcacagggaagtgGCACAAAGAGACCTGGGCACCTGATCCAGGCTCCAAGGCTTTTTACAAACCTCTCATTATTCAAACACAGATGCTGAGTGAGCTCCCAGAGATGCAAATCATGTTTGAAGACATAGGCAACCACAGCTTCAAAGGAGGCATCTTGTACCTCCTTGTTCCCATTTATACACAGAATCAGTGGTGTGAAGAGATCTGCCTCACCGAGGCTTTGTGAGGATTAATTACAAAATGTTGATCATGTACCAGGAAGGTGGAACACTCTGGTTTGAATGCCGAGCAGCATTATAAATTGAGCTTCTATTTAATTCCTAGGAAGAACGTTATTACCCATTATTATTGAGTTTTGTACGCAGTTTAATGGCTATATAATACTTCCAGAGCAGATTTAACTAACCTGCTCCCACTTATAATTAATTTAGCTCCCTCTCAGTGCCCTGACAACCCAATGAACATCTGTTTGGGAGCTCAGTAGTGAGGGCAGTGTGTGCTgaattccagctgctgctgagcatcTCCTCATGGTGCTGTCGCAGTCCAAGGAACAGCAGCTCTCTAGGCAGTCTGCTCTGGGTTCCTTTTACTTTttagagaagaaagaagaggtCATTGAAGAATGCCTATGGATTACAGGACAGGTTGGCTAACCACCTTCCtcctgcacccccagcctgTTGGGGTCTCTTCTCATCACAGGCAGGTGATTCCAGGATGTGCACCAGCCCTACGCAGCCAGAGGTGAGCCACACATGACTTCATCCCCTGGaaatttttcagggtttttcaAAAAATTACTGCTAGGAGATGTGTCCTTTGGactgtcagcagcagctgaaagtGGGAGTTTCCTGGAAGTAGGTAATTAAAGAAATTTCACCTGACAAAGTTAATTAATGGCTATTCCTTCCAGTGATTGCAGTGGTGAGGTGTGACTGACAAAGTGTCAAAGTGATTTGTGCAAGGCAGTGGTTTGAGCTGCTTTGTTCATTGTGTTTTACTCTTGGACCCCTTATTTTACCATCACTGGTAGAGCTTCCCCTGGGGCTCCAGCAAAGTCATGGTGAGCATGATACAGGCACCATGAATGCTCCATGCAAGAACAGTGGGGTGAAACAGCCATGACAAAATTAGCATCCCCACTGGGATACACCCTGGCATGAAAATAATGACATTGCCAGCATTTCATTAAATTTAGGACATGGCCAAAGAGCTCCTTAAGTCCTCATTATTTTCAGTTACACCGAGGTGCTGAGGAAGTTGCAGAAGACTGGaaaagagctggagctgtgccagtatttttaaaaggcaaattTGGAGAGCCAAGTATTTCTAAGACAAATGCTGTTACTGATTTACAGCTTGAAATTGATCCTTGGCAAAAGAAGTGGAGGAGCTGATAAATAACTTGGTGAATAAAAAATTACaggaaataaatataattaaaataaatcacattGATGTTTTTGATTGCAGCACATGGCTCATTGCTGATGGTGTTATAAAGTATTCACTCAGTAATGAATCCGACTTGACAACATTCAATGCCTCCATTAAAAATTGAAGAAGAAACCAGTATGAGGTTCAAACTGTCCAATAATTGCTAGAGACTTATGGACTGGGAAAGGtgtaaatacagaaaataatgtCACTTCTACAGAGAAGTGAGGATAAAAACTGGTTGGGAGCATTTTGACCTGGCATGAGGGAAAGCCACATGTCCAGGAGCAGTGGGATGGGGCCCTGGTTGCAGGAGGAGAGACAAGGCTGAGATGGGGTGCATCAGGAGCCGAATATATGGGACTTTTCAGCATTTCAGGAATAAGCAGGCTTATTTCTTGCCTGTGTCCAGCTGTGGGTTTTATTCTGGTCActggaggaggggctgcaatTTCAGTTGATCGTCTTTTTGCTCCTCCCTCACCACTGCCAGGCTGTCAGCCTCAGCATTGCCATTCTGTGTCATTTTCCATGCTAGCCAAGTCAAATACTGTCCCTAATCATCCTCCAAAGCAAGGCAGACAGATGGGCCCTTTCCCTGGATCCCCCAGTGCATTGTTGTTGTTCTCTGTCTATCCATTTCAGCAGGGggaacagcagctcctgtgatGCTGAagccccactgctgcccatgGATGGGACCAGACATGGCTGGGTGCAGCTCCAGGGGTTATCCTAGGATGGGGAAAGATGATAAAACTGGAGCTATAGCCTCCGCTTGGTTTTCTGCTGGAGCCATTCCCAGCAAAACTGTTCCCAATCCAGCTTCTAGtccccaccctgcttctggtgAGACCAGGCAGCCACTACCATGGATCTGGTCATCTCTgcaggaaggagaaagagaggGGTAAAAAAACCTTGCACTGCAACTCTAATTGCAGGAAAAAggtttcccagccctgactgcccTCGTGGGAGAGGGCACAAAGTCCACGTGGCTGAGATGTCCACTCTGCCCAGTTCAGTCCCTTCCCACTGGTGGCTGCAGAGGGTGGACACCTCAATCATTCCAAACTTCCTGCTGCTCACCAGGTCCTGAGTCTGTGCAAGTGTTGGAAACACTGCATTTTCCATCAGTTCAGGGTTGCAGCCTGAGCTCAGTGCTTCTTCCTTGTGCCTttccatccccaaatcctggTTAAGCACAGGTCCCACCAGCCTCAGTTGCTGGTACAGAGGAGGGCAGCCTGTTAAAATTACCATCTCTGCTGGTGAAGAAGACCTTGTCTCTGGGCTCAAGATGCCAAACCAATAGCTGAGGTGCCACAGAGCCCCAAGATCTGTTTCTTCTTGCCCAATTCAATGTTTGGATCACCTGGTTCTTCACAACACACTGGGCTGGGCAGTCCCATGCCCAGTCAGGTTCACCTTGCTAAAGTCCATCACACGTCCCaccttttcactgcttcccTGTGGTGCTGTTCTGGAGCTCTGGCTGTCAGCAAACTGTTCATACATTGCTCAGGGTGCTGCCTCTGCAGTATCTCACAGCTGGACCAAACAGGGCTGTTTCTAACCCTAAAGAGCCTGTGTTACATAGACCATGGTGAAAATAAATGTGATCACCTTCTAGATCTGCTCACAGCCTGATATCCTGAGCCTGCCCCACAAGCTACCTGTGTTGCTGCCAGGCAGACTTTAGAGGGGAAAGCAGAGCCATGGTCACGTATTTTCACAGTTTGAGTGCAGACCTGCCTTTGAGGAGGGGGAGGATTCATTTTGATGCGTTGCCAAATGGCTCTTTCTGTGGGCACCGGAGCATATGGAGCCTCTCTCACAAttgcctgggagctgcagttCTGTGATGTTTTTTGTCTCCTCAGCTGCTCACCTGATGTCAAAGTTTCCAGGTGCACTAAGGCAGGATGCTCCTGCTGCGTGCCTTGGATCTTCCACCTTCCCATCACAGCACCGGGGTGAATATTAAACAGACAGCAGATGCAAAGTGCAAGCACACTTGCTGGCCCAAGGGGTTACTCAATATCTGGAATTTGAATGCAAAAAGAAACTGAGAACCCATGGTATTAAGTAATTAAGTT
This genomic window from Zonotrichia albicollis isolate bZonAlb1 chromosome 1, bZonAlb1.hap1, whole genome shotgun sequence contains:
- the HTR5A gene encoding 5-hydroxytryptamine receptor 5A, with translation MTKQQHLSLSLRGRSRTHLPSRPGPASPRRGSSAGAARGSSAPLRPLQRHPAPAQLRSAPAQLRSSRAVPRPRSRRLSPPGRAGGAVSRCWRRALRARDEAPGGRQPGAPAAGGARGGRGPPAPALGRRFPRSRCRQRLPPPPPPQPGAARSPGMERPLNLSCLADTTPDSGNRSASPGGPEGDQAPHLSVFSVLVLTLLAMLVVATFLWNGLVLATILRVRSFHRVPHNLVASMAVSDVMVAALVMPLSLVHELSGRRWRLGRSLCQVWISFDVLCCTASIWNVTAIALDRYWSITRHLEYTLRTRRRISNIMIALTWALSAFISLAPLLFGWGETYSEDSEECQVSREPSYTIFSTFGAFYLPLCVVLFVYWKIYRAAKFRIGSRKSNSITPMTPEALEVKEAAQQPQMVFTVRHATVTFQTEGDTWREQKEKKAALMVGILIGVFVLCWIPFFITELINPLCSCDIPPVWKSIFLWLGYSNSFFNPLIYTAFNKNYNNAFRSLFFRQ